The Peribacillus sp. FSL P2-0133 genome has a segment encoding these proteins:
- a CDS encoding GNAT family N-acetyltransferase: protein MIFRTIDTDKDKDIIIKFRKDSYVVSFGSEDGFGDENTYLQRMKERVRKFPDGQVIIEKDQEPIGQMELQIREYEGTEIGYVNLFYLIPDYRSKGLGKELVRYAENFFRQFNVSEYHLRVSPENGRAIRLYTKSGMMKIREENEKYPVWRMSKTL from the coding sequence TTGATCTTTCGTACCATTGATACGGACAAAGATAAAGATATTATCATTAAATTCAGGAAAGATTCCTATGTTGTAAGTTTTGGATCTGAAGATGGTTTTGGAGATGAAAATACATATCTGCAACGAATGAAAGAACGGGTCCGCAAATTTCCGGATGGACAGGTGATCATTGAAAAGGACCAAGAACCGATTGGACAAATGGAACTTCAAATTCGTGAGTATGAAGGAACGGAGATTGGCTATGTGAATCTTTTTTATCTTATTCCCGATTACCGCAGTAAAGGCCTTGGCAAGGAATTGGTTCGCTACGCAGAAAACTTTTTCAGGCAATTTAATGTATCCGAATATCATTTAAGGGTTTCTCCGGAAAATGGAAGGGCGATTCGTTTATATACGAAATCAGGCATGATGAAGATAAGGGAAGAAAATGAAAAATACCCTGTATGGAGAATGAGTAAAACATTATAA
- a CDS encoding iron chelate uptake ABC transporter family permease subunit codes for MKLKRTFGLKSTLHPYSILLMLTVTMLILALVSLGLGAIYISPLEILQNFLGNGMQSQAFILHNYRIPRILIAVIVGAGLATAGAILQGVLRNPLASPDVIGVTKGAGLAAVIVIVLFPQSPIIILPLSAFIGAAVMAAILMIFVYKKGAQPNTIALVGIALGAICQAGIEYFMVKFPDDVNTTLLWLTGSLWGRGWDQVFILLPFLVLVPVLIALTSKMDVLSLGDDIATGLGERSKLLRYMLLSVSVILIGVCVAAVGSIGFIGLIAPHIARRVVGSKFKLLLPASALFGSIFLLVADSLGRGLFPPIEIPAGIITAVIGVPYFLYLLRRERKIT; via the coding sequence ATGAAACTAAAACGGACATTTGGGTTGAAATCAACTTTGCACCCTTATTCAATTCTCCTGATGCTGACGGTTACCATGCTGATTTTAGCATTGGTGAGCCTGGGCTTAGGGGCCATTTATATCTCACCTTTAGAAATTCTCCAAAATTTCCTTGGAAATGGCATGCAGAGCCAGGCGTTCATTCTGCACAACTATCGCATACCACGTATTTTAATTGCCGTGATAGTGGGGGCCGGATTGGCAACGGCTGGAGCCATTCTGCAAGGGGTCCTTCGAAATCCGTTGGCTTCTCCAGATGTGATTGGGGTAACAAAAGGGGCCGGTTTGGCAGCTGTTATAGTCATCGTTTTATTTCCGCAATCGCCCATTATCATTCTGCCTCTTTCAGCTTTTATCGGAGCGGCGGTCATGGCGGCAATTTTGATGATATTTGTTTATAAAAAAGGAGCTCAGCCAAATACAATAGCTTTGGTAGGAATTGCTTTAGGGGCCATATGTCAAGCGGGGATAGAGTATTTCATGGTCAAGTTCCCGGATGATGTAAACACGACACTGCTGTGGTTGACTGGCAGTCTATGGGGAAGAGGATGGGATCAAGTATTCATTTTGCTGCCATTTCTTGTCCTTGTCCCGGTATTGATTGCGTTAACTTCTAAAATGGATGTACTTAGCCTTGGCGACGATATAGCTACTGGTCTCGGTGAAAGGTCAAAATTACTGCGTTATATGTTGTTAAGTGTTTCTGTCATATTAATCGGAGTCTGTGTAGCTGCGGTTGGTTCCATCGGGTTCATAGGTTTAATTGCCCCCCATATCGCACGGAGGGTGGTAGGATCAAAATTCAAGCTTTTGCTTCCTGCTTCAGCTCTTTTCGGTTCCATCTTTCTACTCGTTGCCGATAGCCTGGGAAGAGGATTATTCCCTCCAATAGAAATACCCGCGGGAATCATCACTGCGGTGATTGGAGTGCCATATTTTTTATATCTATTACGCCGAGAACGAAAAATAACATAA
- a CDS encoding iron ABC transporter permease: METVARSKLKVYCTAIAGIVLLILGVLTSISVGAADIDASMVLKSFFDADSSKEQTIIRTLRLPRALVGALVGANLAVAGALMQAITRNSLASPQVFGVNAGASFFIVSAFVFFPNLSSVSLVCVAFIGAAVGGMAVYSFASGGGMTQVKLALAGMAVHFFLSSLTQGMIIFNEQAKDVLYWLVGSINGKTWTHVNMILPWSFFGLLVAALFSRSVSILVLGENMAQGLGQRVYRIRILAGILVIILAGSSVAVAGPVGFVGLIIPHIVRRLVGGDYRRIIPFSALFGALLLVYADILARFIAYPFESPVGIVTAIIGAPFFLYLAKRGRNIKQ, translated from the coding sequence ATGGAAACTGTAGCTAGAAGTAAACTGAAAGTGTATTGTACCGCTATCGCTGGAATCGTTTTGCTGATTTTAGGAGTCCTGACGAGTATTTCTGTGGGAGCGGCCGATATAGATGCATCAATGGTTTTGAAGTCCTTTTTTGATGCCGACTCGTCCAAGGAACAAACTATTATAAGGACCCTTCGATTGCCCCGGGCTTTAGTTGGAGCATTGGTCGGTGCCAATTTAGCGGTGGCGGGCGCTCTCATGCAGGCTATTACCCGAAATTCATTAGCTTCTCCACAAGTGTTTGGTGTTAATGCCGGTGCCTCATTTTTTATTGTGTCCGCGTTCGTTTTCTTTCCTAACCTTTCTTCCGTATCTCTAGTTTGCGTTGCATTCATTGGTGCAGCAGTGGGAGGGATGGCAGTCTATTCTTTTGCTTCGGGAGGAGGTATGACCCAAGTAAAGCTGGCATTGGCCGGTATGGCTGTTCACTTTTTTTTATCTTCTTTAACGCAAGGCATGATCATCTTTAATGAACAAGCGAAAGATGTGCTCTATTGGTTAGTAGGGTCTATTAATGGGAAAACATGGACACACGTTAACATGATTCTTCCTTGGTCTTTCTTCGGGCTACTTGTCGCTGCCTTGTTCTCTCGATCTGTATCTATCCTTGTCTTAGGAGAAAATATGGCGCAGGGACTTGGGCAGCGGGTGTACCGAATCCGTATTTTGGCAGGAATATTGGTGATTATTTTGGCAGGATCTTCGGTTGCCGTCGCAGGACCGGTGGGCTTTGTAGGATTGATCATTCCTCATATCGTCAGGAGACTGGTGGGCGGGGATTATCGAAGAATCATTCCTTTTTCTGCATTATTCGGCGCTTTACTCTTGGTTTACGCAGATATTCTCGCCCGGTTTATCGCTTATCCTTTTGAGTCGCCGGTAGGCATCGTAACAGCTATAATCGGTGCGCCATTCTTCCTTTATTTAGCGAAGAGAGGGAGGAATATTAAGCAATGA
- a CDS encoding zinc-dependent alcohol dehydrogenase family protein: protein MEAKCVKFYEFGNPQKVLKVENKFIQSPSEGEVLVRMTTRPINPSDLLPIRGAYSHRIPLPSIPGYEGVGIVEEVGPSVSKELIGKRVLPLRGEGTWQEYVKTSADLAIVIPDSIEDYIAAQLYINPITAWLICTEVLALKPGDVLLVNACGSSIGRIFAQLSKILGFKLIAVTRNSKYTEELLKLGASYVIDTSRSSLHDTVMEWTNGRGAKGAIDSVGGIDGSELAFCVRPNGILLTIGLLSGQSVNWAKISQRTKVNVQMFHLRHWNQQASIQTWHETFNLLMGFINDKRLKFMMPASYYSLQDVQEAIIVPSNGGKIFLSN, encoded by the coding sequence TTGGAAGCCAAATGTGTTAAATTCTATGAGTTCGGGAATCCGCAAAAGGTTTTAAAAGTTGAAAATAAATTTATTCAAAGTCCTTCCGAAGGAGAGGTCCTCGTTCGGATGACTACACGTCCCATTAACCCATCTGACTTGCTGCCCATTCGCGGTGCATATTCCCACCGAATTCCCTTGCCTTCCATACCTGGTTATGAAGGGGTCGGCATTGTAGAAGAGGTGGGTCCATCGGTTTCGAAAGAGCTGATAGGCAAGCGTGTTCTGCCTTTGCGCGGTGAAGGGACCTGGCAGGAATATGTTAAAACATCTGCGGATTTGGCCATCGTCATTCCCGATTCGATCGAGGATTATATTGCAGCGCAATTATATATAAATCCGATAACCGCATGGCTAATCTGTACAGAAGTATTGGCATTGAAACCGGGTGATGTATTACTTGTAAATGCTTGCGGATCTTCCATCGGCCGTATCTTTGCCCAGTTATCCAAGATACTTGGATTTAAGCTGATTGCTGTAACGAGAAACAGTAAGTATACGGAAGAACTGCTTAAGCTTGGTGCTTCATATGTGATCGATACGTCCCGATCATCATTGCATGATACCGTGATGGAATGGACGAATGGGCGCGGAGCGAAAGGGGCCATAGATTCAGTGGGGGGCATCGATGGTTCAGAGCTAGCTTTTTGTGTTCGGCCTAATGGCATCTTATTAACGATTGGCCTTTTATCAGGACAGTCTGTAAATTGGGCAAAAATTTCACAAAGGACAAAAGTGAATGTTCAAATGTTTCATCTTCGGCATTGGAATCAGCAGGCTTCCATTCAAACTTGGCATGAAACGTTTAACCTTTTGATGGGTTTCATTAATGATAAAAGATTGAAGTTCATGATGCCGGCTTCCTACTACAGCCTTCAAGATGTGCAAGAAGCCATTATTGTCCCGAGCAATGGAGGGAAGATTTTCTTAAGCAACTGA
- a CDS encoding amidohydrolase family protein — translation MKTIYVNATFFTMDKENQIFENGMMIVQDDTISYVGQHDEQQLADADQVVNLGGKWIMPGLVNAHSHIVMTLLRGIGDDMLLKPWLETKIWPLESQFTTEIASVSTQLGIMEMMKSGTTTFSDMFNPNGIDAGAVMETIGETGMRGAFSYTIFSLGTEKDQKANLMGAEMFSKNYKTFADGRLTTMVAPHSPYACTPEAIMESARIAKENDLMVHIHVSETDFEILDIEKRYGSRPVEHLRRLGLFDQPTVMAHGVVLNDEERAILKQHDVRVAHNPISNLKLGSGIADVVSLLDAGIKVGVATDGVASNNNFDMFEEMRTAALLQKGIYKDATKFPAQTALAMATRMGAEAIGMGHTGSLEAGKKADFITIYPYDKEHLQPLSEAYSHLLYAARGNDVCDVYIDGKMVVKERRCLTIDEEKVIAETNRLQGTLSR, via the coding sequence ATGAAAACAATATATGTGAATGCTACATTTTTTACTATGGACAAGGAAAATCAAATCTTTGAAAACGGCATGATGATTGTACAAGATGATACCATATCCTACGTTGGTCAGCATGATGAACAACAATTGGCAGATGCAGATCAAGTGGTCAACCTTGGCGGGAAATGGATCATGCCAGGCCTTGTGAATGCCCATTCGCATATTGTAATGACCCTTTTACGCGGTATCGGGGACGATATGCTGCTGAAGCCATGGCTTGAAACGAAAATATGGCCGCTTGAAAGCCAGTTTACAACGGAAATCGCCTCTGTAAGCACTCAGCTTGGCATTATGGAAATGATGAAATCAGGAACCACGACATTTTCGGATATGTTTAATCCTAATGGAATAGATGCAGGTGCTGTCATGGAGACGATAGGCGAAACAGGAATGCGCGGAGCCTTTTCCTACACGATCTTCAGCTTGGGTACCGAAAAAGACCAAAAAGCGAACCTCATGGGGGCAGAAATGTTTTCAAAAAACTATAAAACGTTTGCCGATGGCCGCCTGACTACCATGGTCGCACCACATAGCCCATATGCCTGCACACCTGAAGCAATCATGGAAAGTGCGCGGATTGCAAAAGAGAATGATTTGATGGTGCACATCCACGTATCGGAAACGGACTTTGAAATCCTCGACATCGAAAAACGTTACGGATCCCGTCCTGTCGAGCACCTTCGCCGTCTAGGTCTGTTCGACCAGCCTACCGTGATGGCACACGGTGTGGTTCTCAATGACGAAGAGCGTGCGATACTAAAACAGCATGATGTTCGCGTTGCCCATAACCCAATCAGTAACCTGAAGCTTGGATCTGGAATTGCCGATGTCGTCAGCCTTCTTGATGCAGGCATTAAAGTGGGAGTAGCAACAGATGGCGTCGCCTCCAATAACAACTTCGATATGTTCGAAGAAATGAGGACAGCTGCATTACTGCAAAAAGGAATCTATAAGGATGCCACTAAATTTCCTGCCCAAACAGCACTCGCCATGGCCACAAGAATGGGAGCCGAAGCGATAGGCATGGGCCATACAGGATCACTGGAAGCTGGTAAAAAAGCAGATTTTATCACCATTTACCCTTATGACAAAGAACACCTGCAGCCGTTGAGTGAAGCCTATTCGCACCTGCTTTATGCAGCACGCGGAAATGATGTATGTGATGTATACATCGATGGCAAGATGGTCGTGAAAGAAAGGCGCTGCTTAACGATCGATGAAGAAAAAGTAATCGCCGAAACGAATCGTCTGCAAGGTACCCTATCACGATAA
- a CDS encoding MetQ/NlpA family ABC transporter substrate-binding protein has product MKKILLTIIVLALAIVSAACGKEEGASGGSDDVKTVKVGVSSGDTRTWEYIVDIAKEEGLNIELVTFNDYIQPNLALSEGEIDANSFQTVAYFDEFVQDQNLKLEAIGSTVIAPMGLYSKKHKNLKDLPDGATIAVPNEATNFGRALLLLQEAGLITLKEEFNGSGSLEIIKENPKNLKIQPVAAGNTPRLLDDADASAINNNFAVEAGLTLKDSLFHESKTAKPYINIIAVKKGNADRPELQKLVELYQSKKVEAFIEKTFKGNTIPAYVSVDELLNYQDAWTKPANEK; this is encoded by the coding sequence ATGAAGAAAATCTTATTAACGATCATAGTATTGGCATTGGCCATCGTGTCTGCAGCATGCGGGAAAGAAGAAGGTGCATCAGGCGGTTCGGATGATGTGAAAACAGTAAAAGTCGGTGTCAGCAGCGGGGATACAAGAACATGGGAATACATTGTCGACATAGCGAAAGAGGAAGGGCTTAATATCGAACTGGTCACTTTCAATGATTATATCCAACCGAACCTTGCTTTAAGTGAAGGTGAAATTGATGCTAATTCATTCCAAACGGTCGCTTACTTCGATGAATTCGTTCAAGATCAAAATCTAAAATTAGAGGCCATCGGGTCGACTGTCATTGCGCCTATGGGCCTTTATTCGAAAAAACATAAAAATCTCAAGGATCTTCCGGATGGCGCTACGATTGCCGTTCCGAATGAAGCAACAAACTTTGGCCGTGCACTACTTCTTCTTCAGGAAGCTGGATTGATTACATTGAAAGAGGAATTCAATGGATCGGGATCATTGGAAATTATTAAGGAAAATCCGAAAAACTTGAAAATCCAACCTGTTGCTGCAGGCAATACACCGCGTCTATTGGATGATGCCGATGCTTCAGCCATCAATAATAACTTTGCTGTCGAAGCAGGCCTTACTTTAAAAGATTCTTTATTCCATGAAAGTAAAACGGCGAAACCATATATTAATATCATTGCAGTTAAAAAGGGTAATGCCGATCGTCCTGAACTGCAAAAATTAGTGGAGCTTTATCAATCGAAAAAAGTGGAAGCGTTCATTGAAAAAACGTTTAAAGGAAACACCATTCCTGCATATGTTTCTGTAGATGAATTATTGAATTACCAGGATGCTTGGACAAAACCAGCTAATGAAAAATAA
- a CDS encoding DUF4440 domain-containing protein: MESESSLLKEHLYELEEKLLKTEVRTSPEELSLLLKDDFLEFGSSGNIWSKSDFLGQEGAGAVKMTLSQFDMHPLSEDTVLTTYRIFDEDKEEHTLRSSIWKCTNGRWQMFFHQGTKTKGPS, translated from the coding sequence ATGGAAAGTGAATCTTCGTTGTTAAAAGAGCATCTGTATGAGCTGGAGGAGAAATTGTTAAAAACTGAAGTCCGTACATCACCAGAAGAGCTTTCATTATTATTGAAAGATGATTTCCTTGAGTTCGGCAGTTCGGGTAACATATGGTCTAAAAGCGATTTTTTGGGGCAAGAGGGAGCCGGAGCGGTGAAAATGACACTAAGTCAATTTGATATGCATCCATTGTCTGAGGATACCGTGTTAACTACGTACCGGATTTTTGATGAAGATAAAGAGGAACATACCTTAAGGAGTTCAATCTGGAAATGTACGAATGGAAGGTGGCAAATGTTTTTTCATCAAGGCACAAAAACGAAAGGGCCCAGTTAA
- a CDS encoding ABC transporter ATP-binding protein: MTTLSAEHLSLSYGSTQIIDNIDLEIPEGKISIIIGSNGCGKSTILRSLARLLTPQQGTIYLDGKAIHLQSSKDVAKKLAILPQAPEAPEDITVKELCYYGRHPHKGLFSRQTPEDHAIVDRALSATKMTEFADRTLDALSGGQRQRAWISMALVQETDLLLLDEPTTYLDLAHQIEILELLRDLNLTHGRTIVMVLHDLNQAAQYADHLISIKKGKIYKEGPPETVFTKEMIKDVFGLECCIIENPVDQTPLCIPIGLSQDQ, translated from the coding sequence ATGACAACATTATCAGCAGAGCATCTTTCCCTCTCTTATGGATCAACTCAAATCATCGATAATATCGATTTGGAAATTCCTGAAGGTAAGATCAGTATAATCATAGGTTCCAATGGTTGTGGCAAATCTACCATTCTACGGTCTCTAGCCAGATTATTAACACCTCAGCAAGGCACGATCTATTTAGATGGAAAAGCCATTCATCTTCAATCTTCCAAGGATGTGGCAAAGAAATTGGCTATCTTACCCCAAGCTCCGGAAGCTCCTGAAGATATAACCGTTAAAGAACTATGCTATTATGGCAGGCATCCGCACAAAGGCTTATTTTCCAGACAAACCCCGGAAGATCATGCCATTGTCGACCGTGCATTATCCGCAACAAAAATGACGGAATTCGCTGATCGGACATTGGATGCATTATCTGGAGGACAAAGGCAAAGGGCATGGATTTCGATGGCTTTGGTACAAGAAACCGACCTATTACTGTTGGATGAACCGACAACCTATCTGGATTTAGCGCACCAAATTGAAATATTGGAATTACTGCGCGATTTAAACCTCACTCATGGGCGCACGATCGTCATGGTACTGCATGATTTGAATCAAGCGGCACAGTATGCCGATCATCTGATCAGCATCAAGAAGGGGAAAATCTATAAAGAAGGACCGCCTGAAACGGTCTTTACAAAAGAGATGATCAAGGACGTCTTCGGACTGGAATGCTGCATTATTGAAAATCCTGTTGATCAAACGCCCCTATGCATTCCAATTGGTTTATCTCAAGATCAGTGA
- a CDS encoding YmaF family protein, whose product MNKVGKDDFVSGFVPHHNHGSVDYTSLADGHVHQCLDVTSPPIPSQEGEHIHYTEGYVLFEDGHTHYYKAYSGPPILVGNGMHVHYYDFYTTEEDGHRHRIKGVDQPAPGNK is encoded by the coding sequence TTGAATAAAGTAGGAAAAGATGATTTTGTATCTGGGTTCGTACCACATCATAATCATGGATCTGTTGATTATACTTCCCTAGCGGACGGCCATGTCCATCAATGTTTAGATGTAACTTCCCCGCCAATTCCATCACAAGAGGGAGAACATATTCATTATACTGAAGGATATGTGTTATTTGAGGATGGACATACCCATTATTATAAGGCTTATTCGGGACCACCCATTCTGGTTGGAAATGGAATGCACGTTCACTATTACGATTTTTACACAACGGAAGAAGATGGGCATAGACATAGAATTAAAGGGGTCGACCAACCTGCTCCAGGGAATAAATAA
- a CDS encoding M20 family metallopeptidase: MARELVQKQHQQIIEDHIDLHSKLYIETSQAIHAKPEIGNQEFFASDTLTGILRNEGFEVTRNIAGHETGFIAKKTSSKKGPTIAFLAEYDALPGLGHACGHNIIGTTSVAAGISLAQVLEETGGEVIVFGTPAEEGGPNGSAKGSFVKHGLFDGVDAAILIHPGGQTRVTSPFLAVDPLDFHFYGKSAHAAAAPEEGVNALDAVIQLFNGINALRQQLPAEVKIHGIITNGGEAPNIIPEYASARFYIRATTWKLCQEVSNKIRAVAEGAALATGSTVRVERFQNEVLDFVINPVLDELLKEELAQLGEAVGPRKESGFGSTDAGNVSHVVPTAHPYIKIGHDELIAHTNEFRDCAKSPAGDKAILTGAKALALTGYKLISDKDLLGKVKSAFHEAKQK, from the coding sequence ATGGCGAGAGAATTAGTGCAGAAGCAGCATCAGCAGATCATTGAAGATCACATCGACCTTCATTCCAAATTATATATCGAAACGAGTCAAGCCATTCATGCCAAACCCGAAATTGGGAATCAAGAATTCTTCGCTTCGGATACATTAACCGGAATACTTCGAAATGAAGGATTTGAAGTGACCCGCAATATAGCCGGACATGAAACAGGATTCATCGCAAAAAAAACCTCTTCGAAGAAAGGACCCACAATTGCCTTTTTAGCCGAGTATGATGCATTGCCAGGTTTAGGTCATGCTTGCGGCCATAATATCATCGGCACAACGAGTGTTGCAGCGGGCATTTCCTTGGCTCAAGTGCTGGAGGAAACGGGCGGAGAGGTGATTGTTTTCGGAACGCCGGCAGAAGAGGGCGGCCCGAATGGAAGCGCAAAAGGCAGCTTTGTGAAGCACGGTCTATTTGATGGGGTGGATGCGGCAATTCTTATCCATCCAGGCGGGCAAACGCGTGTCACAAGTCCATTTTTGGCAGTCGACCCCCTTGATTTTCATTTTTACGGGAAGTCAGCACATGCAGCAGCTGCACCTGAAGAAGGCGTGAATGCACTTGACGCGGTGATTCAGCTGTTCAATGGCATTAATGCTTTGCGTCAGCAGCTCCCAGCCGAGGTCAAGATTCACGGAATCATCACCAATGGCGGGGAAGCGCCTAACATTATTCCTGAATATGCTTCCGCCAGGTTTTACATTAGAGCAACAACATGGAAACTTTGCCAAGAAGTATCCAATAAAATACGTGCTGTTGCCGAAGGGGCAGCACTTGCCACAGGAAGTACGGTTAGAGTTGAACGTTTCCAAAATGAAGTACTCGATTTTGTCATTAATCCAGTTCTGGATGAACTGTTAAAAGAAGAACTGGCTCAATTAGGGGAAGCAGTGGGTCCTCGAAAAGAGAGTGGCTTTGGTTCGACGGATGCTGGTAATGTAAGCCATGTAGTGCCGACAGCACATCCTTATATAAAAATTGGCCATGATGAGCTGATTGCCCATACGAATGAATTCCGCGACTGTGCCAAATCTCCTGCTGGAGACAAAGCCATCCTGACCGGAGCAAAAGCCCTTGCACTTACAGGGTATAAATTGATTTCGGATAAAGACCTGTTGGGTAAAGTGAAATCAGCATTTCATGAAGCGAAGCAAAAATAA
- a CDS encoding methionine ABC transporter permease produces the protein MEITADQLSTAFGDTLYMVAISLVFSGLIGLPLGILLVITRKGHILENKWVFNVLNPIINILRSVPFIILLVALIPFTRMIVGSAIGTNAAIVPLIFYAAPYIARLVENSLLEVDKGIIEAAQAMGATTWQIIYRFLIPEGLSSLILTFTTATIGLVGSTAMAGAVGAGGVGDLALAYGYQRFDTMTMIVTVAALVIIVQLLQSTGNFVSRKIRRR, from the coding sequence ATGGAAATAACGGCAGATCAGCTGTCGACAGCTTTCGGTGACACACTTTATATGGTAGCCATCTCATTGGTATTTTCCGGATTGATTGGGCTTCCGCTCGGTATCCTGCTTGTCATTACAAGAAAGGGTCACATCCTGGAGAATAAATGGGTCTTTAATGTATTGAACCCGATCATCAATATATTGCGGTCGGTTCCTTTCATCATCTTGCTTGTAGCACTTATTCCGTTTACAAGAATGATTGTAGGCAGTGCAATCGGAACGAATGCGGCCATTGTTCCGCTAATCTTTTACGCGGCTCCTTATATCGCCAGGCTTGTGGAGAACTCCCTGTTGGAAGTGGACAAAGGGATCATCGAGGCAGCTCAGGCGATGGGGGCGACGACATGGCAAATCATTTATCGCTTTTTGATTCCCGAGGGACTCAGTTCGTTGATCCTTACATTTACAACAGCGACAATCGGGCTTGTTGGATCTACGGCCATGGCAGGTGCCGTCGGTGCAGGCGGGGTCGGAGATTTAGCTTTGGCTTACGGTTATCAAAGGTTTGATACGATGACGATGATCGTCACAGTGGCGGCGCTCGTGATCATCGTTCAATTATTGCAATCCACCGGGAATTTTGTTTCAAGAAAAATCAGAAGAAGATAA
- a CDS encoding methionine ABC transporter ATP-binding protein — MIEFQNVKKVYQTKKQTVEALKGINLTVEKGDIFGVVGYSGAGKSTLIRLVNLLEHPSDGSVIVGGKDLTKLNAKELRAEKKKIGMIFQHFNLLNSKTVFDNIAMPLILSGTPGKEIKKRVGELLEFVGLSSKAKSYPEQLSGGQKQRIGIARALATNPSILLCDEATSALDPQTTSAVLQLLKKINKEYNITILLITHEMSVIREICNKVAVMEGGCVVEQGSVFEVFAKPQTDIAKNFVRTVIHDEIPQSFLKSIGSHIPIIWKINFIGTTSGTPLLSTISKKYDVHLSVLSANISEIQETPFGNLIIEVTGNKNEVDKAYQYIKDEGILVQEVQING, encoded by the coding sequence ATGATTGAGTTTCAAAATGTCAAAAAGGTTTATCAAACAAAGAAACAGACTGTCGAGGCTTTGAAGGGCATTAATTTGACGGTTGAAAAGGGGGATATATTCGGTGTAGTCGGTTATAGCGGGGCCGGGAAGAGTACGTTGATCAGGTTGGTCAATTTGCTTGAACATCCTTCAGATGGTTCGGTGATTGTTGGGGGCAAGGATTTAACCAAATTGAACGCGAAGGAATTGCGGGCAGAAAAGAAAAAAATCGGGATGATCTTTCAGCATTTCAATTTGCTAAACTCAAAGACCGTTTTTGATAATATCGCCATGCCGCTGATTTTATCGGGAACCCCTGGTAAAGAAATCAAAAAGCGGGTAGGCGAGCTGTTGGAGTTCGTTGGCTTATCAAGCAAAGCAAAGAGTTATCCGGAACAATTATCCGGCGGTCAAAAGCAGCGGATCGGCATTGCGAGAGCATTGGCTACAAATCCATCGATCTTATTGTGTGATGAAGCTACATCGGCATTGGATCCACAAACAACGAGTGCTGTTCTGCAGCTCTTAAAGAAAATCAATAAAGAATACAATATTACCATTCTGCTAATCACTCATGAGATGTCTGTCATCAGGGAAATTTGCAATAAGGTAGCGGTCATGGAGGGCGGATGCGTCGTTGAACAAGGTTCGGTTTTCGAAGTGTTTGCGAAGCCGCAAACGGATATTGCAAAAAACTTCGTGAGAACGGTCATACATGACGAAATTCCACAAAGTTTCCTAAAAAGCATAGGGTCCCATATCCCGATTATTTGGAAAATTAATTTTATTGGGACTACTTCGGGTACTCCTTTACTTTCAACCATCTCGAAGAAATATGATGTTCATTTAAGTGTCTTATCAGCCAATATTTCTGAAATTCAGGAAACGCCTTTCGGGAATTTGATCATCGAAGTGACCGGGAACAAAAATGAGGTGGACAAGGCTTATCAATATATTAAAGATGAGGGGATTCTCGTCCAGGAGGTGCAGATAAATGGGTAA